A single genomic interval of Helianthus annuus cultivar XRQ/B chromosome 6, HanXRQr2.0-SUNRISE, whole genome shotgun sequence harbors:
- the LOC110865174 gene encoding uncharacterized membrane protein YuiD, giving the protein MRLMGERSGSTSTGDSSNVHMNYPLLSALLAFAFAQSIKVFTTRYKEKRWDVKQLLGSGGMPSSHSATVSALTVAVGFQDGVAGTTFAIALILACVVMYDATGVRLQAGRQAELLNQLVYELPAEHPLADTRPLRELLGHTPPQVAAGSLLGLVTAGIIHLISHVN; this is encoded by the exons ATGAGATTGATGGGTGAACGGTCAGGATCCACATCAACCGGGGATTCATCAAATGTTCACATGAATTACCCTCTCCTTTCTGCCCTTCTCGCCTTCGCTTTCGCCCAGTCCATTAAGGTCTTCACCACCCG GTATAAGGAAAAACGATGGGACGTTAAGCAACTTTTGGGATCAGGTGGCATGCCGTCATCTCATTCTGCAACCGTCTCTGCTCTTACTGTTGCTGTTGGATTTCAAGATGGTGTTGCTGGTACTACGTTTGCAATTGCCCTCATATTAGCTTGTGTT GTAATGTATGATGCAACTGGTGTACGGTTGCAAGCTGGACGCCAAGCAGAG CTTTTGAATCAACTCGTATATGAACTTCCTGCCGAACATCCATTGGCTGATACCAGACCACTGCGTGAACTTCTTGGTCACACCCCTCCACAg GTTGCTGCTGGTAGCTTACTGGGACTTGTTACAGCTGGAATTATTCACTTAATCTCACATGTTAATTGA
- the LOC110865175 gene encoding DNA polymerase alpha subunit B, with the protein MEDQIRAEFRKNNFVLVEEEAILQKCVTFCINYNLSPSDLVSSWDLYSINRQLELIVSDAHMDAFRQQLQSEQKQAIIEKEQGLHSYTDVTMEIDDDNEDAKEVVPASPTVQKDVNLDSFDVTPLTNGKIHSLGRPLELVTPFGQRKDKFVVHSTLNNLPTVDDIKKEHGEENSDDDVIKRVQPIKRCSLEIIGSQPARGCRYMYDRIEDKFNYLEDRIMKYSEALVASQLYDELVDPSVASQKTIFSVGMICCEEEGRLKEKPIMLQSSVEHSGGQRVRLELQKLEQFSIFPGQVVGVEGHNPSGHCLIATKIVDYVPLSVPDDTFRETKRQAVDQDNQLVDPSDVSSDLSLIIASGPFTTTDNLFFEPLSDLLTYARRKQPQLLVLLGPFIDSEHPEIKKGALNKTYDELFRLDVLKRLQDYVEYMGSAARVILVPSVRDAHHDHVFPQPAFDINLADINDQITCITNPGIISANKVKVGCCSVDVLKQLSTDVVSRGIKNRMNTLTNHLLSQRSFYPLYPPAEDTPVDLSLAPEAFQMSVIPDVLIVPSDLTQFVKVLSLEGTSEVKCICVNPGRLARGEGGGHFVEVNFHGSPDSSSASVIRI; encoded by the exons ATGGAAGACCAAATTAGAGCTGAATTCAGAAAGAACAACTTCGTTCTAGTCGAAGAAGAAGCAATACTGCAGAAAT GTGTCACGTTTTGCATAAATTACAATCTCAGTCCGTCGGACCTTGTTTCGAGCTGGGATCTGTACTCTATCAACAG ACAGCTAGAATTAATAGTATCAGACGCTCATATGGATGCATTCAGACAGCAACTACAAAGTGAACAGAAACAGGCTATTATTGAAAAAGAGCAAGGGCTACACTCATACACAGATGTCACGAT GGAGATTGACGATGATAATGAAGATGCTAAAGAGGTGGTCCCCGCTTCTCCAACTGTTCAAAAAGACGTTAATTTAGATTCTTTTGACGTGACGCCTCTCACAAATGGGAAAATACATTCTTTGGGGAGACCTTTAGAACTAGTCACGCCATTTGGGCAACGAAAGGACAAATTTGTGGTACACTCCACACTCAATAACCTACCCACAGTCGATGATATTAAAAAGGAACACGGTGAAGAGAATTCCGACGATGATGTCATCAAAAGGGTACAACCCATCAAAAGGTGTTCGCTTGAAATTATTGGTTCCCAGCCTGCACGGGGATGTAGGTACATGTATGACAGGATAGAAGATAAG TTCAATTATCTTGAAGATCGGATCATGAAATATTCAGAAGCACTGGTTGCATCCCAGCTTTATGATGAACTTGTGGATCCTTCTGTTGCTTCACAA AAAACTATATTCTCTGTTGGCATGATTTGCTGTGAAGAAGAAGGCCGTTTAAAGGAAAAACCAATCATGCTCCAAAGCAG TGTTGAGCATTCCGGAGGACAACGTGTGCGTCTTGAATTACAAAAATTGGAGCAGTTTTCTATTTTCCCAGGCCAG GTGGTGGGTGTTGAAGGTCATAACCCCAGTGGACACTGTCTGATTGCAACAAAAATCGTAGATTACGTACCATTGTCGGTTCCTGATGATACTTTTCGTGAAACGAAGAGACAAGCTGTGGATCAGGATAACCAGCTTGTTGATCCATCTGATGTGTCATCAGATCTATCACTG ATTATTGCTTCGGGTCCTTTTACCACAACTGATAATTTATTCTTTGAGCCTCTATCTGATCTTCTAACATATGCACGACGAAAGCAGCCCCAGTTGCTTGTACTG TTAGGACCGTTTATCGATTCTGAACACCCCGAGATCAAGAAAGGAGCTTTAAACAAGACCTATGATGAATTATTCCGTCTTGACGTTcttaaaagg CTACAAGATTATGTGGAATATATGGGTTCTGCTGCACGTGTGATTCTGGTGCCATCGGTACGTGATGCACATCATGATCATGTTTTTCCTCAG CCCGCCTTTGATATCAATCTAGCTGATATAAATGATCAG ATTACTTGCATTACAAATCCCGGAATCATTTCAGCAAATAAG GTGAAAGTAGGCTGCTGCAGTGTGGATGTACTGAAACAACTTAGTACAGATGTGGTGTCGCGGGGGATCAAGAATCGAATGAATACGCTAACAAACCACCTTCTGAGCCAACGCAG TTTCTATCCGCTATACCCACCTGCGGAAGACACTCCTGTGGATTTATCACTCGCCCCAGAAGCTTTTCAAATGTCGGTTATTCCAGATGTTCTCATCGTCCCTTCAGACTTGACGCAGTTTGTGAAG GTTTTGAGCCTTGAGGGAACGAGTGAAGTGAAATGCATATGTGTGAACCCAGGAAGATTAGCTAGAGGTGAAGGCGGTGGTCATTTTGTAGAAGTTAATTTCCATGGTAGTCCTGATTCTTCGTCTGCTTCGGTTATTCGAATATAG